TTGCGATTAATTTCATGGCCATCTGGCGTTTGCAGGCAGGGATCAATCTCCCTCGCTTTCCTCCCAGATGGCATTCCACTTTTTTGATAGCACCAACAGGGCTGCTGTTTCTGCAAGAGCCTTTTCTTTACGCTTTAGCTCACGCTCAAGTTTATTGATTTTCTGTTTATCTTCACGCCTGTTACGTGTTTGAACTTTGTTGAGCTGAGCGCTGTTTTTATAGCCAGACAGTGCAGATGCTTTCCATTGTTCGACTTGTTCTTTATAGAGGCCCTTCTGACGACAATATTCGCTGAGTTGAATCTCATTGAATGATGCTGTTTCTATGACAACAGCCAATTTATCTTCAGCAGACCATTTATCTGATTTCTTGTTATTAGCAGGCACAGCCACTCCTTTGTTTCGATATTGTTTTCTCCATTTGTAGAGTGTAACATCTGAAACTCCGGTGTCTCTAGATAATTGTGGAATGGATACTGGATGAGGTGGCATCATCTTTCTCATTATTGCTTCTTTGAATTCATCTGAATATCGTTTTTGCATTCTAGCATCTCACTTCGCCCTCATGGTTATGATTTTTTTGAGGCGCAAACTATCCTGACACATAGG
The bacterium genome window above contains:
- a CDS encoding transposase, producing the protein MQKRYSDEFKEAIMRKMMPPHPVSIPQLSRDTGVSDVTLYKWRKQYRNKGVAVPANNKKSDKWSAEDKLAVVIETASFNEIQLSEYCRQKGLYKEQVEQWKASALSGYKNSAQLNKVQTRNRREDKQKINKLERELKRKEKALAETAALLVLSKKWNAIWEESEGD